Proteins encoded in a region of the Ptychodera flava strain L36383 chromosome 4, AS_Pfla_20210202, whole genome shotgun sequence genome:
- the LOC139132021 gene encoding uncharacterized protein, translating into MGNSRSRDRRKESFVFAATAVSEIPEHGTEHSDSDEYDSESDKSDSSNYDIDDYSDQLQLGPASYSFYPRCGDNVMVSGNRRFAKRRRPLSSFNDGVVMTEQHLLANESFKVQIKSMVDKWWGSIEVGVTCLSPVSLDFPFTMTESTFGSTVMWSGDSLLCNGEMIMTLAEDLENCTVGDTISMTLSEEGSLHFGLNGEEVTALNLHLYFRDVNLLHCVVDLYGRTDSAVICESGYVEERSEITSFDVKTSPTEEDYEADPDSVIKQMRMLVLGLKHFAELDMDLTIKLVYLYILKPTTLFENVEFKQKFGDHLANLGVADELKFLLDKLISEVDPMNTKWDSIEVVLVTLINCTDVSLKLCRLCGQCGLVNDLLNNIHKHRNNYDDDEKLHSFVARSIDVLHNCSIAADNRQIYRECGAIDKIAPYVRSDDTDMAATALLTLSHIMENSKKHLLEAEDNIIEFIVRTLDVAVDDESLRCEGFGVLELVVGIGNISVYDKNKISLVNNGIVPLLLKLMHKDLPVEQECAINAFCNLCKLESLRKKLQSRQMP; encoded by the exons CCGTATCTGAAATACCAGAGCATGGAACTGAACATTCTGATTCGGATGAGTATGACTCTGAGAGTGACAAGTCTGATAGTTCTAATTACGACATTGATGATTACAGTGACCAACTTCAACTGGGTCCTGCGTCTTACTCCTTTTATCCTAGATGCGGCGACAACGTGATGGTCAGTGGAAATAGAAGATTCGCGAAAAGGAGAAG ACCCTTGTCAAGTTTCAACGATGGTGTGGTAATGACGGAACAACATTTGCTCGCAAATGAATCCTTCAAAGTACAGATCAAGTCTATGGTTGACAAGTGGTGGGGAAGTATTGAGGTTGGAGTAACATGTCTGTCACCAGTGTCGCTAGATTTTCCATTTACCATGACAGAAAGTACTTTTGGTTCGACTGTCATGTGGTCAGGGGACAGTTTACTATGCAACGGTGAAATGATCATGACACTGGCAGAAGATTTAGAAAATTGCACA GTTGGCGATACAATTAGTATGACACTATCAGAAGAGGGCAGTCTGCACTTCGGTCTGAACGGAGAGGAAGTAACAGCGTTGAACTTGCATTTGTACTTCCGAGATGTTAATTTGCTACATTGCGTGGTTGACTTATATGGTAGAACAGACTCTGCCGTGATTTGTG AGAGCGGATATGTTGAAGAGAGGTCTGAGATAACATCCTTTGATGTAAAGACCTCGCCAACCGAGGAAGATTATGAAGCAGACCCAGATTCTGTGATTAAGCAAATGAGAATGCTTGTATTAGGGTTGAAACACTTTGCTGAGCTTGATATGGACCTCACTATAAAGTTGGTGTATCTGTATATATTAAAACCAACTACGCTGTTCGAAAATGTCGAGTTTAAACAGAAATTCGGCGACCATCTGGCAAATCTTGGAGTGGCAGATGAACTGAAGTTCCTCCTGGACAAGCTGATAAGTGAAGTAGATCCGATGAACACTAAGTGGGATTCCATAGAAGTAGTTCTGGTGACGTTGATAAACTGCACGGACGTCAGCCTGAAATTGTGCAGACTGTGTGGACAATGTGGTCTTGTGAATGATTTGCTGAATAATATCCATAAACATCGCAACAATTATGATGACGATGAG AAACTGCATTCTTTCGTAGCAAGGTCCATTGATGTTCTGCACAATTGTTCCATCGCTGCAGACAACAGACAAATCTACCGTGAATGTGGAGCCATTGACAAAATAGCTCCCTACGTCCGGTCAGATGATACTGATATGGCTGCAACTGCCCTCCTGACCTTGTCACACATCATGGAGAACAGCAAGAAACATCTTCTCGAAGCGGAAGATAATATCATAGAATTCATTGTTCGTACCCTTGATGTGGCCGTAGATGACGAATCGCTCCGATGTGAGGGTTTTGGAGTCCTTGAACTTGTCGTTGGTATCGGCAACATCAGCGTCTACGACAAAAATAAGATAAGTTTGGTTAATAACGGCATCGTTCCTTTGTTGCTGAAGTTAATGCACAAGGATCTCCCAGTCGAGCAGGAGTGTGCCATCAATGCATTCTGTAATCTGTGCAAACTTGAGTCCCTTCGGAAAAAATTGCAGAGCAGACAGATGCCATGA